A stretch of Vigna angularis cultivar LongXiaoDou No.4 chromosome 4, ASM1680809v1, whole genome shotgun sequence DNA encodes these proteins:
- the LOC108331706 gene encoding uncharacterized protein LOC108331706 — protein MNGCGGESGKSETSEGYANNSVTFGDVIFIKLRRSSWWPAQVVDENSVNKSVKPSKRSKRSPTDILVRHYGSYIYSYVDPIKCRAEFKKIIEHNDGSLRKILLQTLEQDLPSTKSGRSKRSSLKPKGSSSKDSAGKKKSNGQDEEQNKIKHKKQKDMSNDDNAGQSHETSSLGKSPELSSRRIRVMENLGLIAPAGSPFQKGAHKDNQAS, from the exons ATGAATGGTTGTGGGGGTGAGAGCGGGAAAAGTGAAACAAGTGAAGGCTATGCCAATAACTCAGTGACTTTCGGAGATGTGATATTTATCAAGCTTCGCCGTAGCTCATGGTGGCCTGCGCAG GTAGTTGATGAAAATAGTGTTAACAAGAGTGTTAAGCCAAGCAAACGGAGCAAGCGATCACCCACTGACATCCTTGTTAGGCATTATGGAAGTTACATATA CTCATATGTAGATCCTATTAAATGCCGTGCTGAGTTTAAGAAG ATAATTGAGCATAACGATGGTTCTCTCAGGAAAATACTTTTGCAAACTCTTGAACAG GACCTTCCTAGCACGAAATCTGGTAGGTCAAAGCGGTCTTCATTAAAGCCTAAAG GATCATCGAGCAAAGATTCTGCAGGCAAGAAAAAATCCAATGGACAAGATGAGGAGCAGAACAAAATTAAGCACAAAAAGCAAAAAGATATGTCAAACGATGATAACGCTGGCCAAAGTCAT GAAACAAGCTCCTTAGGAAAGTCCCCAGAGTTGAGTTCCAGGAGAATTAGAGTGATGGAAAACCTTGGTCTTATTGCTCCAGCTGGGTCACCATTCCAAAAAGGTGCTCATAAAGATAACCAAGCCTCGTGA